The Gossypium hirsutum isolate 1008001.06 chromosome A03, Gossypium_hirsutum_v2.1, whole genome shotgun sequence genome contains the following window.
TCAACGAGACAGGGATGCAAACACGGATTCGATCTTTTCCGGGGAGTTTCGGAAGGAAGCTCGATAAATCGAGGTTCAGCTCGGATAATGAAGGCTTTAACTTTTATGTTAAATTCTTTGAGTTTAAAAAGTTGTGGGATACTTTGAAAAGGCAGTGAAAAAGATATATAATTGGCAATGGCAAGCAATCAAAAATgtagagaaaaaaaatatatatatatatatggttaagcTTTTGAGCTTTTTGTTGCTTCAATGGGGGCTAATTGCATTTGTCTTTTTTTCTTCacgttttttattatttatataaatgtttGATTTATTATTTCCTTAATTTTAGCTTTGGGACATTAAATACTTTTATTtacatgaaataaattatataaaattaattaatttaattaaattgaaagcCCAAGTTGATAATTAACTTAATTGATGTAGTATTGATAAATGTAGGATTTAATGATAATGCTTtgaaatttaaggattaaattaaaattttagtcataATTGGGAGATATTTGGTGAAATTACTctatttaaaataatgttaatgtACCGTTTGTAACTTATATTAgactttaatgtttaatttggtatttgagtTCAGCTTTAATATTTAGTTCGATACATGAGTTTTTTCAAATTGatacttgaaaattttttgtCTCGTATAAGTACTTAAGCTTAACTTtgatgttcaatttggtacttgagttttttttgtcttaagtatttatgtttttttactaGAGTACACGAACATGATCTTGTTTAGTTTAGGTGCCAAACTGAacattgaaattaaatttaagtattaaattaagaaaaaaactcaagtactaaattgaacattaaaactaaatataGGTATCAAATGGTATATTAAACCTCTAAATTTAAAGcccaactaaattatttatttattaggaaataaattcttcaaaattcaaatgaaggaaaataaataaataattggttttttttttttaacatcaaAGAAAAATAACCTGCAAAAGGAGAgaactttttttattttggcTTCAATGGCCTTTTAAGCTTCTTCTTCTTAAAGGCTAAAGAGCCTCTGATAAACCCTAGCTTTTGTGATTTTCCCGAAATGCCCTTCCCAAACCTCCATATTCACCGTTCTCTCTCTTCTCTTTCGTCTCCCTTCTCCGACGCCATCCTCGCCGACAAAGCTTTAACTTTCCTCAAACGCCACCCTTACCAGCTAAATTCCCTCTCTTCCAATTTTACCCCCGAAGCAGCTTCTTTTTTACTACTCAAGTCCCAAAACGACCAAACCCTAATCCTAAATTTCCTAAAATGGGCGCACCCTTACCCGTTCTTCACCCCTCGCTGCAAATGCCTCGCCCTCCACATCCTCACCAAATTCAAGCTCTACAAATCAGCACAGTCCTTAGCAGAGGACCTCGCCGTCCATACGCCCGATCCGAAGGGCAATTTCGTCTTTCAGTGCCTTAAAGAAACTTACCATTTGTGTGCTTCGAGCTCCGCGGTAATCGACTTGGTGGTAAAATCTTATGCCCATTTGAAGTTCATCGATAAGGctattaacattgttaatttagctaaaattaaTGGTCTCATGCCTGGGGTTTTATCTTACAATGCTATTTTGGACGCCGTGATTAGATGTAAAAAGCCCGTTAGGTTTGCTGAGGAAGTTTTTGAAGAAATGGTTAGAAATGGGGTTTCACCAAATGTATTTACTTATAACATTTTGATTAGGGGTTTTTGCTCGGCAGGGAATTTGGatatgggtttagggtttttcagTGAAATGGAGAGGGATGGCTGTTTGCCTAATGTGGTTACTTATAACACGTTAATCGATGCACACTGTAAGTTGAAGAAGATCGATGATGCATTTAAGTTGTTTAGGGCAATGGCATTAAAGGGTTTGAAGCCGAATTTGATTACTTATAACGTAATCATCAATGGGTTGTGTAGAGAAGGTAGGATAAAGGAGACGAGTGAGGTGCTTCACGAGATGAGTCAGAAAGGTTTCGTTGCGGATGAGGTTACTTATAATACACTCGTGAATGGATATTGTAAAGATGGTAATTTTCATCAAGCACTTGTTTTGCATGCCGAGATGGTGAGGAATGGCTTAACTCCGAACGTCGTTACTTATACTTCGTTGATTAATAGTATGTGCAAAGCTGGGAATATGAACAGAGCAATGGAGTTCTTTGAACGGATGCATGTTAGAGGACTTCGTCCTAATGAGAGAACATATACTACTTTAGTAAATGGGTTCTGCCAGCAAGGACTTTTAAACGAAGCGTTTCGAGTACTAAATGAAATGGTTAAAAACGGATTTTCACCTTCGTTAGTCACTTATAATGCTCTTATTAATGGGCATTGTATGCTTGGAAAGGTGGAAGAGGGTTTAAAAATGATAGAAGATATGATAGAGAAAGGTATAGCTCCGGACATAGTAAGTTATAGTACAATTATTTCTGGTTTTTGTAGATACCGGGATTTGGAGAAGGCGTTCCAAATGAAGCAGGAGATGGTCGAGAAAGGACTTAAACTGGATGCGGTTACATATTCATCACTGATTCAGGGTCTGTGTGAGCAAAGTAGACTTGCTGAAGCTTGTGATCTTTTCCAGGAGATGCTGAATGCAGGTGTGACTCCTGATGAGTTTACGTATACTACGTTAATTTATGCTTATTGCAAAGACGGGGATATAAAGACGGCTTTTCATTTGCATGATGAAATGGTTCAGAAGGGCTTCCTTCCTGATGTTGTTACTTATAGTGTGCTTATTAATGGTCTCAATAAACAAGCTAGGACAAGGGAAGCAAAAAGGCTTTTGCTCAAATTGTTTTATGATGAATCTGTCCCGAGTGATGTCATGTATAATACGCTGATAGAGAATTGCGGCAACATCGAATTTAAAAGTGCTGTAGCTCTTATAAAAGGATTTTGTATGAAGGGTTTGATGAATGAAGCTGATCGAGTTTTTGAGTCAATGCTTCAGAGAAACCATAACCCTGACGAAGCTGCATATAATGTTATCATACATGGTCATTGTAGAGGTGGGAATATTCAGAAGGCGCATGATCTATACAAGGAAATGGTGAAGATAGGTTTTGTTCCtcatactgttactgttattgcTCTGGTTAAAGCGCTATTCATGGTTGGCAAGACCGATGAGTTAAGTCAAGTCATAACAAACATACTTAGAAGCTGTAAACTTACTGATGCTGAGCTTGCTAAAATACTTGTTGAAATAAACCATAAAGAAGGGAACATGGATGCTGCTTTCAATGTACTTACTGAAATGGCCAAGGATGGCCTCCTTCCAAAAAGTGGCTGAACTGCATATGCTGGTGAAGGACCGAGCACAATGGACCGTAAAACTCATGAGTCCTCCATAAAAGGTAATGGCTATGAGGACATTATGAAGCTGGCCGAATAGCAAAGCGTTCCTGATTTTTGCAATcttcaaatatatgaatgaatctTGTCAAGCATGCTAGTCAGGAAAATGCCTGGGCTGGGATTTCTTTTTGGGGACTGCATCTCTATTTCTTCTAGCAACTCAAATTGGTATTCAAGTTCCATTATGATGTACATGCTTAAGTAGCGACAATAAAGCTTGTGGATCTGCATACACTTTGTATATTGATTCTCAGTTATTTCTCATAGCTCATTTGAGAAGATTGATTTAGTTGTTATGTTGACTATTAGTTATTATTGAATTGGTAAAGAAGAGCATTGTGGATCTGCAAACACATATGGGGAACTTTGATCCGCAGCAACATCCTTTGTGTTGGAATGCAATAACAGATAGCACAACTTACCGAGGAGCCTTGTATCTCATTCATTTTGTTCGGACAACTTATTGAGGATCCTTGTATCTCCTTCATTTTGTTCTTTGGGCAGCTTGAACTAATTAAGCTTTTTATTGATGGGATTTCAACTATTCATCGTGTCTTGAATACAATTGACTCATTGTACAGATAATAAGCAATGCATCCATACAAAAGGTTCCTTCGCAATTCAGGCAACAAAGATTTTAAGAAGGGAAGGATAAACTTTGGGtctaaaaaatactttaaaagaAAAGGAGGGTCTCATTGACTGGTCTGATAGTCCATAAAGAAGACACGATGCTTCTTACGACATCTACCTCAATTTTCCTCTAACATGCTTAGGTCAATGAACATCCATCTTATGGCCATAGAAACTAGGTTATCTGGTTTTGGAAATCCTACATGACAAGACCATAACTAGGCGGAATGGCAGAATGCCACTAGAGACTAAAccatcaaggaaaatgagataaATGAAGGACTAGGATAGCAGCAAAAAGACATGATGCCAAAGATTTTATAGACCAGAAAAACCTTACAAATTCCAAACAAATGATATGGGCGTAGTCCACTATTTAGCATTCCCTGTAAATACAGGAAGtataaaataaagggaaaagatCTTGGAACTCACAACCATGATATATCTATATATAACCATTGAAATGGCAGATGAGCCATGATAGAATAAGCAGCCAAACCCATATTCCACTGGCAACAGTTACACTGACAATTTCAGTTAATTTCCTATAATGCTATTAGCAACTAAAACCATCTCACAAAGATTTATAGTATAAATAAGTGTTCATAATACTTAACTGCAAGTGAGAGAGAAAGAAAGCAAAAGCAAGGCAAGGCAACACAGGCAGGCAGGGAATGTTAAAGAAACTAAAAGCTAATGCAAGCTCTCACAATTTATGAACGCAtacactaatttttttctatcaaatgcTACGAAGTCAATTTAACATGGTATTCACATTTAAGAATATATGATACATCAAAGCAAATGATATCCATCGGAAGATAATAAAAGCATCAAAGGCTTAAATACATGAGTTGAACTTAACCAGAGCAGTAATAGTTTTGCAACGCCGATTCTTAAAATCAGAACATTCTTAGTTTCCACCAATACCAGGTTAGTTTACCATAGCAATTAAAAATAAAGTCCCtacatatcaaatatcaaattaattaatgGAATCTGTTTCTATTGCTTACTAAAACGAGAATGAGAAATTCAATAAGCCTGAAATCGGGCAAGTTATCTCAGCCATGTTAGAAACTACTCAAATACATATTCTTACAGATAACACAAGGTTAAAAAATCAACCTCTTTTCAAAAGTTCATAACTTATCGGGAAGAAAGCCTTTGGTGCAAATCGTCTGCCAATGCCTGTCTCAAACTTTCCCCGAAATAATAGAACTGCTTCTCACTCTCAAGCACCCTCGCCGGAGCCCCAGTTTCATCGGGATCCTTTTGAACCGCAGGCTCAGGCTCTCTTGCAATCTGACACAAATTATGCAACACGCAACAAGCAACAATTGTTTGCGGTGCATGATTAAGCCCCACATTCAAATCTTGAAGAATTTTCCACCTAGTTTTAAGTAACCCAATTGCTTCAACCACCACAGACCTCCCTTTCATCAACATCCCATCGAACAAATTCTGTGCTGGAGTCCCGGCCCCATCAGGAGAAAAGGGTGTCATCAAAAACGACAATAAAGGATAACACCAATCTCCAACAATATAAGGCCTAACATGATGACCCCTAACATTAATCACTTTATCCCAAACAATATCACCTGAAGTAAGCCTATTATACAACAAACTATCTCTAAAATGAGTAGCATCATCTGCCCCACCAGGAGCTTTAACACAAACATCCCAGAAAATTTTTCTATGATCAGCAACAACCTGAAGCAAAACTGAATCATACCCATATTTGCATTTATAAGAACTCATCGAATTCCTATCAAGTTTCAACCCACGGACCTTAATCGGACTCCCATCAATAGCACCACAAATGTTGGGCAATGAAGTAAGCTCCTCGAACCCTTGGGTAGTCTCAACCAATCTACGACGAGAAACAGGGATCTTGATAAACTCTGGGTACAGCTTAGTAGCCAAAAGCCGAGTCACCATGTTAGTGATTTTGGAAACGATGTAAGGGTCCAAAGAAGAACGGGAAGCGATGGTTTTAGCAGAGTAACCATGGCAGAGACGAGAAAGGACCATAGCTACAGCATAATCAGAAGGAAGTGAAAGATTCGAAGCGGTTATAAAAGGCTTGAGTTTCTCAACCACGGTGGTGAAAACAGGGTAGGATAACCCATACAAGGACCGCCACTCAGCGTCACGTATCGGGGCATCCATGGACCAAATATGGTCGGTCGAGAGAGCACGGAATGCGGCGACGGAGAAGTGAGAAGAAGACGACGGAGGAGGAGAAGGCGATGAATTGGGTTCCCTTTTCTTCGACGAAGGAGAAGAATCCAATGACCCGTTCTTAGAAGAAGTAGCGAGGAAAGAAAGGAGAGAAGCGAGAGTGAAGAAGAGGAGAGGAGCAGGCGAAGAAGATGAAAGAAGAGAAGATGGAGAAGAAGGGGAAGGAGATGAAGtaggaggagaagaagaagaagaaggggaaAGAAGGGAAGTGGTGGGATCAAGAGAGTTGTGAAGGTGGAGGAGATTTGATAACATGAGCAAGAATGTTTCATCCATTGATGGAGCACAAAAAAAAGGGGGCTTCAGTgaaagatttagggttttttgtGATTGGATTTGGGGGAAGGGAAGATGGTGGAATGGGGGATTTTGGGTTTGATTGTTTTCAGTTGAATTTGAAGAAAAACATTAGCTTCGAGAATGGATTCAAAGCGTTGTATGTTTCTGTTTTGATTCTCAAATCTTTGTTATAAATGAGAAAAAGGGTTCTCTGTTTCTGAGTTCAGTTGAAGCAATTACAAGGTAAGGGGAAAGTAGATAGTTCTGTTGAAACACTATAGGTTAAATTTTGACTtaagtccctttacttttcataTATTCCGAATTTAGACTCTTTCATTTTAGGTAAACTACACCCAATACTactaattattagtaaatttatgttttgatcactcaacttcaaaaagttataaaatagtcactatattatttaaaagttttcatttaagtcacttaactattcgaaagtttttatttaagttattgagctgttaatttatttttgaagttCTACCAGTAAGCTCCAAGCGACAAATCGGCGATCAGTACAATGGATTAGTATCTATCAACGAGTAGAAGAACATGCCTTAGATTCAAATCAATCTGGCAACCAATATCAAAGATCGGTACAAtgacttaaataatttttatttttattttttgtaattataccttcataaatttcttattttattttattttatttttatatatctttttagCTTAATCAAAAAgcttaataataatatagatgaatGCATCAGTAGAATAAAAAGTTGCCAAATATCCTTATATtatatcaaaaacaaaaaatcaataaatgattaaataatagtTTCTTAAATTcgcttaaaatgttttttttaatttcaataattgtatacttttataataattctaatatgaattttatttgcctaaaatcttttataaatatataaatttactaaaataacataattttaatatttatacaaatatatgtgataatataaagtattacataaatataacaccagcatctttttattattaaactaaattaTCAGATTTGtagattgagtcttaactcgattattATGTGCATTGTTGTCAATCCGAGAAGACATGAGTTTGAGTACGTTAAAACGCATTATCTTTCGATTTATGGGTTGGGAATGAGTTATAAGTAGTTTCaaattataaatgtatgaaaaagaaaagtagtattattattttggacatatgaataacattataaaaaaaaacaaaattacaccaaattaaagtaaaaatatttaaatataaaatttcatcataatagagggactaaactAAGATTGGACCATCAACCGATAAGTTGAAAaaggttaatatattatttggtacttgagtttcacttaaatatttaatttggtatGAGTTTTTTGTCTTAATCTAGTTCTTGAGTTTGGCTTCAATATTCATATTAGTACATGTGTTTTTTCCAAGTTGAtacttgacttttttttttccaaattaagtACTTGAATTTAGCTTCAATGTCCAATTTGgtatttaaccctttttttttgtCCCCGTTGAGTACCGATGTTTATTTTACTAAACACCAGTGTCAAACGTTTATTGGGCCACATTGTTCCATTGAGactaggtaccaaattgaacattaaagccATATTTTGGTACCCAGTGGTATATTGACCCATCAAACCAGGTCTGGTTATCCGATTTGGATCCGGATCCCGTTGGAAAAATAGGAAGCAAAAAACGTGCTAtggattaaattatttcaatccCACGCCAATAATCCCTTttgaaagaaaaggaagaaaaaatatTTAGGGTTTAAAGAAACTCCTaatctcaccttcatttagcaaTTTTCGAACAATTTGCCTGTAAAGATCAGATTTTCGCAGCTATGACTGAGGTAATCAAATCCCaaagctttattttttttaaaaaaaaattatttacttacaagcaataaagaaatcaaaacccTCAACTTTTTCTCTCCTTattctttgattcttgatattatGGATGAATTCCCTTGATATTTGTTCTTATAACATTGTTTTTCGTGATTATCTTACAGTAATATCttcaatgaattaagtttattttttagtcGTTTTCGCAGTTATCTGTCTGTAGTTGAACaagcttttatcttttcttttttttttttttggttgtgtTTTAGTATTGGGTGAGTCAGGGAAACAAATGGTGTGATTTCTGCAAAATTTTCATATCGAATAACCCATCGAGTATTCGAAACCATGAGCTTGGTCAACGGCACAAAGAGAATGTTGCTAAGAGACTTACTACTATGCGAAAAGAGAGTGCAGCCAAAGAGAAGGAACAGAAAGACGCTGCTCGTGCTCTTGAACAGATCGAAGCTGTAAGTAAACTCTTAAATAGGTTTTGCTTTTTAATGCTTCATGCTTATTTTGTTAATCATTATAGTATTTCTTAACAATGTTTGCTAGAAAGCTAAGCGGAGCTATCAGAAGGACGTTGCTAGTTTTGAGGCGAGAGATTCTAGTGACCAAGCATTAGACAGTCAAGAAGGTAAGTACAAGTCATTTTTTACTTCCATTTTATTTTAAGCAGTAAAAAGTTATGGTAGTAATGCAAGTTTTTGGTTATTCTTGAAACTTCGAGCTGCTGTTGTTGGCTGCTCAATTGGCTGATTGCATGGTATTGATGAAACTGTGGGGTTGCTAGATGTTTACTTTCCGAGAAGTTATAAGTTTGTTTAGTGTGGTTATGTATTTTGTTTAAATAGGAGAATATCGAGCCCAGGTTATATGCATCCTGTCTTGGCTTTGATTAGTAGGTCTGCTTGAGTATTTACATAACACCAAGGCTGGTTTCATCCACCTGTGCTTAATGGTGGAGCTTTTGAGTTTGGGTTATATCTGGAAAATGAATGTCTAATCTAGTCTATTTTCTTTTAAAGACATATTAGAATTACGAGTCTTGTTAAACACGTTTGATCTTGGCAATACTTATTCCTAGTCTCGATTCAACATAAGGCGAGCCCGAGGAATCAACAACTTCCATTAGTTGCATTCTTGGTCAAACCCTCAAAGTCAGTTCACCTGTTTCATTGTCCTTGTTCCTCTGCTTCATATTTGTGCTGACTTGGTTGTTGATGCCCAATAAGCAGGCTTGATGGATATGCAGCCTTATTCTTAACCAGGCTGAAATATTACTTTTGATTTACAATTAAGGCAGGCTGAAATATTACTTTTGATTTACAATTAAGGCATATGAAATCATTTGGTTTATTGCTATTCTAACCGTTACAGCTTGATGCAGATTGGGACTATGACAGTAGCTCGGGTTATTACTACAATCAAAACAATGGGTTATACTTTGATCCAAAGTCAGGATTTTACTATTCTGATGCTATAGGTATTAATCTGCGCTTGAACTTtaaagtttatttcttttttttttcttataatataTTAGATTAAATGCTGTTTTTGGTATATTTACTTAGAAGGAATGCAACAGGCAGGTGGGTGACACAGGAAGAGGCATACTCCAAGGTTCAAGCTTCATCAAATACTAAATCAAGAGATCCTATTTTGAAAAAGCCATTTCCAACTTCAGAGACGGGACCAGTTGCAGATAGCAAAAGTGTCGCTAAAAGTCAAAACAAGACCGCACCAGGGCCTGTCATTTCCGCTACTTTAAATCCCATGAGATCTGTTAAAGGTGCTTCATCCTCACTTGCTGTTAAGAGAAAAAGACAAGATGAAAAACCCAAGGCTGTATCTAAAGAAGAGGCGGCTGCACTCAAAGCAAGGGAAGCTGCAAAGAAGAGAGTTGAAGAGAGAGAGAAACCATTGCTTGGTTTGTACAAGGGATCTCGTTGATACGGAATGATTCAAACAAGCAAGCATCCTGCCGATTCTTGATTCAAGGGGTATGTTTCAGCATCCTACTAgactttcttttattcttttattggtTTGGGGATTGGGGCAACTTAACTTGACCACATTCCATATGTTGCACGACCATAATCGAAGTCATTTGTCTAAGCCCTCGTTTGTTTTTGCATTTATCCTTATTTTACATGAACTGCAGAAGCAAAATGTCTTCAAGGAGTGGATGATACAAACTTTGGCTGTAGGATAGCCAAGTAACTGGTTGATTTTCCAAGCTGCATCTTAACGTATCGATTTATGATGTTTTAAGCTGGAAATTTACAGTCAATATCGAGTCTTggttaagcttagtttaagtacCTTTTGTCGTCTTCTAACACTAGCAGCTAATAAAATGTGCTTCTTAGGACAAAACACCGggaggtaaaagtaccatggaggcttCTATACTAGGAGTAGAATTgtattttgccccctctactgAAAAAATTGAGTAGATTAATCCTTGtaagttagatcaaagagtaaattagtc
Protein-coding sequences here:
- the LOC107927961 gene encoding pentatricopeptide repeat-containing protein At5g39710 is translated as MPFPNLHIHRSLSSLSSPFSDAILADKALTFLKRHPYQLNSLSSNFTPEAASFLLLKSQNDQTLILNFLKWAHPYPFFTPRCKCLALHILTKFKLYKSAQSLAEDLAVHTPDPKGNFVFQCLKETYHLCASSSAVIDLVVKSYAHLKFIDKAINIVNLAKINGLMPGVLSYNAILDAVIRCKKPVRFAEEVFEEMVRNGVSPNVFTYNILIRGFCSAGNLDMGLGFFSEMERDGCLPNVVTYNTLIDAHCKLKKIDDAFKLFRAMALKGLKPNLITYNVIINGLCREGRIKETSEVLHEMSQKGFVADEVTYNTLVNGYCKDGNFHQALVLHAEMVRNGLTPNVVTYTSLINSMCKAGNMNRAMEFFERMHVRGLRPNERTYTTLVNGFCQQGLLNEAFRVLNEMVKNGFSPSLVTYNALINGHCMLGKVEEGLKMIEDMIEKGIAPDIVSYSTIISGFCRYRDLEKAFQMKQEMVEKGLKLDAVTYSSLIQGLCEQSRLAEACDLFQEMLNAGVTPDEFTYTTLIYAYCKDGDIKTAFHLHDEMVQKGFLPDVVTYSVLINGLNKQARTREAKRLLLKLFYDESVPSDVMYNTLIENCGNIEFKSAVALIKGFCMKGLMNEADRVFESMLQRNHNPDEAAYNVIIHGHCRGGNIQKAHDLYKEMVKIGFVPHTVTVIALVKALFMVGKTDELSQVITNILRSCKLTDAELAKILVEINHKEGNMDAAFNVLTEMAKDGLLPKSG
- the LOC107927962 gene encoding protein ALP1-like; translation: MDETFLLMLSNLLHLHNSLDPTTSLLSPSSSSSPPTSSPSPSSPSSLLSSSSPAPLLFFTLASLLSFLATSSKNGSLDSSPSSKKREPNSSPSPPPSSSSHFSVAAFRALSTDHIWSMDAPIRDAEWRSLYGLSYPVFTTVVEKLKPFITASNLSLPSDYAVAMVLSRLCHGYSAKTIASRSSLDPYIVSKITNMVTRLLATKLYPEFIKIPVSRRRLVETTQGFEELTSLPNICGAIDGSPIKVRGLKLDRNSMSSYKCKYGYDSVLLQVVADHRKIFWDVCVKAPGGADDATHFRDSLLYNRLTSGDIVWDKVINVRGHHVRPYIVGDWCYPLLSFLMTPFSPDGAGTPAQNLFDGMLMKGRSVVVEAIGLLKTRWKILQDLNVGLNHAPQTIVACCVLHNLCQIAREPEPAVQKDPDETGAPARVLESEKQFYYFGESLRQALADDLHQRLSSR
- the LOC121222241 gene encoding zinc finger protein ZOP1, whose amino-acid sequence is MTEYWVSQGNKWCDFCKIFISNNPSSIRNHELGQRHKENVAKRLTTMRKESAAKEKEQKDAARALEQIEAKAKRSYQKDVASFEARDSSDQALDSQEDWDYDSSSGYYYNQNNGLYFDPKSGFYYSDAIGRWVTQEEAYSKVQASSNTKSRDPILKKPFPTSETGPVADSKSVAKSQNKTAPGPVISATLNPMRSVKGASSSLAVKRKRQDEKPKAVSKEEAAALKAREAAKKRVEEREKPLLGLYKGSR